Proteins encoded by one window of Hemiscyllium ocellatum isolate sHemOce1 chromosome 50, sHemOce1.pat.X.cur, whole genome shotgun sequence:
- the LOC132805504 gene encoding gamma-secretase subunit APH-1A-like yields the protein MSAAVFFGCAFIAFGPAFALLLFTVAGDPLRVIILVAGSFFWLVSLLLSSLLWFVAVQLSNRENAGLQHGLLMMGAGISVLLQEAFRFAYYKLLKKADQGLEAISEDGRSPISIGQMAYVSGLAFGVASGAFSVINVLSDSLGPGTVGIHGDSPYFFLTSAFVTSAVVLLHMSWGVVFFDACEKRRWLLLAVVVVSHVLTSGLTFLNPRYEWSLPLIYAITIATGGWAFLTAGGSVRNIWRCVTCKQESDPHILVYSALQPPAED from the exons ATGAGCGCGGCGGTCTTCTTCGGCTGCGCCTTCATCGCGTTCGGGCCGGCGTTCGCGCTGCTGCTGTTCACCGTGGCCGGTGACCCGCTGCGGGTGATCATCCTGGTCGCCGG ctCGTTCTTCTGGCTGGTATCGCTGCTCCTCTCCTCGCTGCTGTGGTTTGTGGCAGTACAGCTCAGCAACAGGGAGAACGCCGGGCTTCAGCACGGCCTGCTGATGATGGGAGCCGGGATCTCCGTCCTGCTCCAAGAGGCCTTCCGGTTCGCCTACTACAAGCTGCTCAA GAAAGCTGACCAGGGCCTCGAGGCGATAAGCGAAGACGGGAGGTCGCCCATCTCCATCGGGCAGATGGCGTATG TTTCGGGTCTAGCCTTCGGTGTTGCCAGTGGTGCCTTCTCTGTCATCAACGTACTGTCGGACTCGCTGGGGCCAGGCACGGTGGGCATTCACGGAGACTCTCCCTACTTTTTCCTTACCTCAG CTTTCGTCACCTCCGCTGTGGTTCTCTTGCACATGTCCTGGGGGGTCGTGTTCTTTGACGCCTGCGAGAAGAGGAGGTGGCTGCTGCTGGCCGTGGTCGTTGTCTCTCACGTGCTGACGTCTGGCCTG ACATTCTTGAATCCTCGGTATGAGTGGAGCCTCCCTCTGATCTACGCCATCACGATCGCCACAGGAGGATGGGCCTTTTTGACGGCAGGGGGATCGGTGCGGAATATCTGGCGCTGTGTTACAT GCAAGCAGGAGTCTGACCCCCACATTCTGGTCTATTCCGCTCTCCAGCCCCCAGCGGAGGATTGA